AAGACGCAAAGTCCTTGATCAGATGAACGCTATGCTCTTCCAGTTCCGGCTCCACAAACGAGCAGATATCCTCCAATGTCTTGGTCATCTGAGCAAGGCGCAGGCGTGTATCCATGGGCCGTACCGCAAAGAGAAAATCCACCACAATACCGTTGAGGCGACTGATTTCCTCCTCCAAGACAGAGAGATACCGCTCTGCATCACCAAGGGTAAGTGACTCCTTCCTTTCAAATGCTTTTTTCAGGAGTTGCAAATGAATTCCCATCGCTGCAAGCGGATTCTTGATCTCATGGGCTACCCCTGCAGCCATGGTGGTCATCGATGCAAGGTTTTCACTCCTACGGAGCCTGGCTTCATTTGCATTATGCTCAGTGACATCACTCAACATGATCACAAAGGAAGATCTCATTCTCTCAGAGCTGTTCAAGTAGGAATAAACCGTCACAGCGATGGTCTGCATCTTGGTTCCTTTCTGGAACGTGAACTCGTTTTCTTCATCCTGATGCTTTCCCTTGAGTGCCAGCATAATGTAGTTGAGGACATGTTCATCCTCAATGACCCTGGAGAGGGCCATCCCTTCATAATTCCGCATTCTTGCCATGGGAATAAGGGTACGGCATCTGCTGTTTGCATAGTGAACGATTTTTCTCTCGTCGGTCAGGATTACCCCATCCTGGATTGACTCAAGCACACTCTCCAGCATCTCAAGATCACTGGATTGACTCTTCAGGATCTCCACTATCTGGTTGGTATCAAGTTGGTCAATCTTCTGGATTGCCCGTTGGACAAAGTTTTTCATGCTTCCTCCATCATTTGATAGTATAGTGATTCAAGCATCAGGCGGTTGTTCTGGTTGTAGAGCTGCGCCCTATTGTAGGTAGTATTGACCAGCGATGAGAGAGAGAGTAGTGACCTGGAAGGCATCACCCGCCTAAGCGATTCAAGCATTGCCTTCAATACAAACTCATACCCTTGCATATCATCAATTTCCTTGAGCAGTGATGCAATCTCACTACTCTGTAGGTATCGCTGCTCCTGTATTGAAGCAACGAAAAGCTCCGCAATCTGTGTGGCGCGGGAGAGATCCATACCACCACCTTCAAGGAAGAATGACTCCAAGGAGTCGTACTGTTTTTCTTGAAGATAAAATGGTTGGAGGTACGTAGCAACGGCCTCCGGGGAGAGTGGCGGAAATGCGTACCTGCGTACCCTGGAAAGGATTGTCTGCATAATCCGGTTTGGATACTCGCTGATCAAGAAGTAGTAGGTATCTTTCGCTGGCTCCTCAAGCATCTTCAGCAAGCTGTTGCGCGCAGAGCTGTTTGTCATCTCCATCGCCTCCAGAATGATGAATCGCTTCCCATCCCCCATGCTGGTCTGGCCACTCCAATGTTCCAGTGCCCGCACCTGAGAGATGGTCACCGTGGTATTCTTCTTGGCTGCAGTAAAGAGCCCTTTCAGTGCACTTCGTATTTCCTTTGCTGCTTTCTTGGCCTGGGAGGCATTCCCTATCTCCATCCGTGCAAAATCCACCAGGAGTTCATTGACCTGACCTGCGAGGGCCGCAGCTGCATTCTGACTCTGTGTCTGTGTACCTGAGAACAAGGCTGGATGATACTGCAGTAACATCCGCCGGATACTCTGTATGACGAATTGCCGGGAAAAATCATTATAAAGCCTTTCAAAGGTGGAGAGACTCGTCTCGATAACGCTTCGGTGGTCCCTCTGACTGATGATGACCACATTTGAGACGGTGAGATTCCTGAATTTCCGACAGCTATTACAACTACAGGGATCATCTCCCCCTTGATTGCAGGAGAGTACCCTTGCAGTCTCAAGGGCAAAACTCATTCTGAGGCTATACCGACTTCCTCCAAACAGGTTTACCTGACTCAGGGTACCAGAGGCTATCTGGTCCTGCAATTGGTCAGCCACTCCCTGTTGATATTCCCTCAATACTTCAAACATTC
The sequence above is drawn from the uncultured Sphaerochaeta sp. genome and encodes:
- a CDS encoding ATP-binding protein — its product is MKNFVQRAIQKIDQLDTNQIVEILKSQSSDLEMLESVLESIQDGVILTDERKIVHYANSRCRTLIPMARMRNYEGMALSRVIEDEHVLNYIMLALKGKHQDEENEFTFQKGTKMQTIAVTVYSYLNSSERMRSSFVIMLSDVTEHNANEARLRRSENLASMTTMAAGVAHEIKNPLAAMGIHLQLLKKAFERKESLTLGDAERYLSVLEEEISRLNGIVVDFLFAVRPMDTRLRLAQMTKTLEDICSFVEPELEEHSVHLIKDFASSLPRLEYDEHLLKQAVLNLIKNAMNAMEGGGKLILQTRLDGDHVVLKIQDTGIGMDEETQQKIFEPYFTTKATGTGLGLTVVYKILKEHKGDITVQSKLGEGTVFTLTFPVPKSERLALKWDTVAEVHYES